The Nothobranchius furzeri strain GRZ-AD chromosome 6, NfurGRZ-RIMD1, whole genome shotgun sequence genome includes a region encoding these proteins:
- the trim23 gene encoding E3 ubiquitin-protein ligase TRIM23, whose translation MLSSLARRRRRMAAAAAGINKQGAGATMETCLRHGRGASGSTVKVLECGVCEDVFSLQGDKVPRLLLCGHTVCHDCLTRLPLHGRAVRCPFDRQVTELGDSGVWGLKKNFALLELLERLQNGATNQSGMADDALKGMGECIIRCDEDESHTASMYCTVCATHLCAECSQLTHSTRTLAKHRRVPLADKPHEKTLCPQHQIHAIEFVCLEEACQSGPLMCCVCKEYGKHQGHKHALLESEANQIRASILDMAHCIRTFTEEVSEYSRKLVGIVQQIEGGEQIVEDGVGMAHTEHVPGTAESARSCVRAYFADLHETLCRQEEMALSVVDAHVRERLIWLRQQQEDMTILLSQVSTACLHCEKTLQQDDCRVVLAKQEINCLLETLQKQQHQFTELADHIQLDAGIPVTFTKDNRVHIGPKMEIRVVTLGLDGAGKTTILFKLKQDEFMQPIPTIGFNVETVEYKNLKFTIWDVGGKHKLRPLWKHYYLNTQAVVFVIDSCHRDRLMEAHSELAKLLTEKELRDALLLIFANKQDVPGAVSVEEMTELLSLHKLCCGRSWHIQGCDARSGMGLHEGLDWLSRQLVAAGVLDVA comes from the exons ATGCTCAGTTCTCTCGCTCGCCGTCGTCGAAGAATGGCCGCCGCTGCAGCAGGAATAAACAAGCAGGGCGCAGGAGCGACGATGGAGACCTGTCTCCGGCACGGGAGGGGAGCCAGTGGAAGCACCGTGAAG GTGCTggagtgtggtgtgtgtgaggacGTCTTCTCCCTCCAAGGTGACAAGGTCCCCCGTCTTCTGCTCTGTGGCCACACCGTGTGCCACGACTGTCTCACCCGGTTGCCCCTCCACGGCAGAGCGGTCCGCTGCCCCTTTGACCGACAGGTCACCGAGCTGG GGGACTCTGGAGTTTGGGGCCTAAAGAAGAACTTTGCTCTGCTTGAACTCTTGGAGCGACTCCAGAATGGAGCCACCAACCAGTCAGGAATGGCCGATGATGCACTGAAAGGCATGGGAGAA TGTATAATCCGATGTGACGAGGACGAGAGCCACACGGCGTCCATGTACTGCACGGTGTGCGCCACCCACTTGTGTGCCGAGTGCTCCCAGCTCACCCACTCCACTCGTACGTTGGCCAAACACCGCCGCGTGCCACTGGCTGATAAACCTCATGAGAAAACACTCTGCCCGCAGCATCAAATTCACGCCATTGAGTTCGTCTGTCTGGAAGAGGCCTGTCAGTCTGGGCCTCTCATGTGCTGTGTGTGTAAGGAGTATGGCAAGCACCAGGGACATAAA CACGCTCTTCTCGAGTCGGAAGCCAATCAGATCCGCGCGTCCATTCTGGACATGGCCCACTGCATCCGCACCTTCACAGAGGAGGTGTCTGAGTACTCGAGGAAGCTCGTGGGCATCGTGCAGCAGATCGAGGGCGGCGAGCAGATAGTGGAGGACGGTGTGGGCATGGCACACACCGAACAT GTCCCCGGCACAGCGGAAAGCGCGCGCTCCTGTGTCCGGGCTTACTTCGCTGATCTCCACGAGACTCTGTGTCGTCAAGAGGAAATGGCGCTGAGCGTGGTGGACGCTCACGTTAGGGAGAGGCTGATCTGGCTGAGGCAGCAGCAAGAGGACATGACCATCCTGTTGTCTCAGGTGTCCACTGCCTGTCTGCACTGCGAAAAAACGCTTCAACAG GACGACTGCAGAGTTGTGCTGGCAAAGCAGGAGATCAACTGTTTGCTGGAGACACTTCAGAAGCAGCAGCACCAGTTCACTGAGCTCGCAGATCACATTCAGCTGGATGCAGGCATCCCAGTCACCTTCACTAAG GATAATAGAGTCCACATTGGTCCAAAAATGGAGATCCGTGTTGTGACTCTTGGACTTGATGGAGCAGGGAAAACCACCATCCTCTTCAAGCTGAAGCAAGATGAGTTCATGCAGCCCATCCCAACTATAG GTTTTAATGTGGAGACTGTAGAATATAAGAACTTGAAATTCACCATCTGGGATGTAGGAGGAAAACATAAACTCCGACCCCTTTGGAAACACTATTATCTGAACACTCAAG CGGTGGTGTTTGTGATTGACAGCTGCCACAGGGACAGGCTGATGGAGGCACACAGCGAGTTAGCCAAACTACTGACAGAGAAGGAGCTGCGGGATGCGTTGCTGCTCATTTTTGCAAACAAGCAG GACGTTCCTGGCGCCGTCTCCGTGGAGGAGATGACGGAGCTGCTGAGTCTGCACAAGCTGTGCTGTGGGAGGAGCTGGCACATTCAGGGCTGCGACGCCCGCAGTGGGATGGGCCTCCACGAGGGGCTGGATTGGCTTTCCAGGCAGCTGGTGGCAGCTGGTGTTCTGGATGTGGCCTGA